The Spirochaetota bacterium genome has a segment encoding these proteins:
- a CDS encoding ribonucleoside triphosphate reductase, giving the protein MADGTQSNFIRKRDGRIVPFNPEKITGAIYKAAQAVGGSDRTTAQAISDSIIGILTIIYKDGRIPTVENVQDLVEKMLIERGHAKVAKAYILYREQHRKIREGKSLLTEGLELIESYLDRSDWRVNENSNMSYSLQGLNNHIATAVTAKYWLERIYPPEIRNAHVNCDFHIHDLGLLSAYCVGWDLRDLLIRGFGGVAGKVESRPAKHFRSALGHVVNFFYTLQGESAGAQAFANFDTYLAPFIWYDKLSYNEVKQCLQEFIFNMNIPTRVGFQTPFTNVTLDLTVPSNIAGEYVIIGGEAREKTYGEFQDEMDMFNIAFAEAMSEGDAKNRIFTFPIPTYNISRDFDWDNAKLDPMWEMTAKYGIPYFANFINSDMDPEDARSMCCRLRLDNRELRKRGGGLFGANPLTGSIGVVTINLPRVAYSSKNEGDFFESLERLMVLAKNSLEIKRKALENFTENNLYPYTKHYLSAIYERSKKYWINHFSTIGLIGMNETCLNMLNTDIATIEGKEFALKVLDFMRNRIMQFQEETGNFYNLEATPAEGVSYRFAMHDRKLFNDIKTSGTREPYYTNSVHLPVGHTDDLFDVLDHQDELQTKFTGGTVVHLFLGEKINDIGSVKMLVKKIAENYSLPYFTITPTFSVCPVHGYIPGAHKFCPYDHSQDELIEHGIEVDGA; this is encoded by the coding sequence ATGGCTGACGGTACACAATCCAATTTCATACGAAAACGGGATGGAAGGATAGTCCCTTTCAATCCTGAAAAGATAACCGGCGCCATTTACAAAGCCGCCCAGGCGGTAGGCGGCAGCGACCGCACCACCGCCCAGGCCATCTCCGACTCCATAATTGGCATTCTGACCATCATCTATAAGGACGGCCGTATCCCCACGGTGGAGAATGTCCAGGACCTGGTCGAAAAAATGCTCATCGAGCGGGGCCACGCCAAGGTCGCCAAGGCCTACATCCTCTACCGGGAGCAGCACCGGAAGATCCGCGAAGGCAAAAGCCTCCTCACCGAGGGACTGGAACTCATAGAAAGCTACCTGGACCGCTCCGACTGGCGGGTCAACGAGAACAGCAACATGAGCTATTCCCTCCAGGGGCTCAACAACCATATCGCCACCGCAGTAACCGCCAAGTACTGGCTTGAGCGCATATACCCGCCGGAGATCCGAAACGCCCATGTCAACTGCGATTTCCATATCCACGACCTGGGGCTCCTCTCAGCCTACTGCGTGGGATGGGATCTGCGGGACCTCCTGATACGGGGATTCGGCGGCGTCGCCGGCAAGGTGGAGAGCAGGCCGGCCAAGCATTTCCGCAGCGCCCTGGGCCACGTGGTAAATTTTTTCTACACCCTGCAGGGCGAATCGGCCGGCGCCCAGGCCTTCGCCAACTTCGATACCTACCTGGCCCCCTTCATCTGGTACGACAAGCTTTCCTACAATGAAGTCAAGCAGTGTCTTCAAGAGTTCATCTTCAACATGAACATACCCACCAGGGTTGGGTTTCAGACGCCCTTCACCAACGTGACCCTGGACCTCACGGTGCCGTCCAACATCGCCGGCGAATACGTCATCATCGGCGGCGAGGCCAGGGAAAAGACCTACGGCGAGTTCCAGGACGAGATGGACATGTTCAACATCGCCTTCGCCGAGGCCATGTCGGAGGGGGACGCCAAGAACAGGATATTCACCTTCCCCATCCCCACCTACAACATAAGCAGGGATTTCGACTGGGACAACGCCAAGCTCGACCCGATGTGGGAGATGACCGCGAAGTACGGCATTCCCTACTTCGCCAACTTCATCAATTCCGACATGGACCCGGAAGACGCGCGCTCCATGTGCTGCCGCCTGCGCCTCGACAACCGTGAGCTCCGCAAGCGGGGCGGCGGCCTCTTCGGCGCCAACCCCCTCACCGGGAGCATCGGCGTGGTCACCATCAACCTGCCGCGCGTCGCCTATTCCTCGAAGAACGAGGGCGATTTCTTCGAGTCCCTTGAGCGCCTCATGGTCCTGGCGAAGAACTCCCTGGAGATCAAGCGCAAGGCCCTGGAGAATTTCACGGAGAACAACCTCTACCCGTACACAAAGCACTACCTCTCCGCCATCTACGAGCGGAGCAAGAAATACTGGATCAACCACTTCTCCACCATCGGCCTCATCGGCATGAACGAGACGTGCCTCAACATGCTCAACACGGACATCGCCACCATCGAGGGGAAGGAGTTCGCGCTGAAGGTCCTCGACTTCATGCGCAACCGCATCATGCAGTTCCAGGAGGAGACCGGCAATTTCTACAATCTCGAAGCGACGCCGGCGGAGGGCGTGAGCTACCGCTTCGCCATGCACGACCGGAAGCTCTTCAACGACATCAAGACTTCGGGAACACGGGAGCCCTACTACACCAATTCCGTCCATCTGCCGGTGGGGCACACCGACGACCTTTTCGACGTCCTCGACCACCAGGACGAGCTCCAGACGAAATTCACCGGCGGAACGGTTGTTCACCTGTTTCTCGGCGAAAAGATCAACGATATCGGATCGGTCAAGATGCTGGTGAAGAAGATAGCCGAGAACTACTCGCTGCCCTATTTCACCATTACGCCCACCTTCAGCGTATGCCCGGTTCACGGGTATATCCCGGGGGCGCATAAATTCTGTCCCTACGACCATTCCCAGGACGAGCTTATTGAACACGGTATTGAAGTTGACGGCGCCTAA